A genomic segment from Malaclemys terrapin pileata isolate rMalTer1 chromosome 1, rMalTer1.hap1, whole genome shotgun sequence encodes:
- the LOC128830500 gene encoding stromelysin-1-like: MKSLSFQILLCVAFSYALPLVPETEKKNEEDMQFAEKYLEKYYKLKTEAEPIFKMKNSKPITDKIQEMQKFFGLKVTGELDSSTLKVMKQPRCGIPDVGQFSTFPLSPRWIKTDLKYRILNYTPDMEPADVDEAIEKAWNVWSSVTPLKFTRVYEGNADIMISFVAGFHGDFFSFDGPGKTLAHAFAPGEGIGGDAHFDEDEYWTKDLKGFNLFLVAAHEFGHSLGLGHSNDFGSLMYPNYTPMDTRNYRLPQDDVDGIQTLYGPPASSEPPASTPPPETPTETSTTGICDRHMTFDAITTLRGEIIFFKDRYIWRKSPYFPGIEHDLISSFWPTLPSGFEAAYEIDKKDQVFLFKGNQYWVLSGYSVHPGFPRNIHTLGFPRYVKTIDAAVYDENTKKTYFFVGDKYWSYDEVTESMEKGYPRRISVDFPRIGNKVDAAFQEKGNFYFFHGSKQYEIDTKSKKVIREMQRNSWFDCK; the protein is encoded by the exons ATGAAGAGTCTTTCATTCCAGATCTTACTTTGTGTAGCATTTTCTTATGCTTTACCATTAGTTCcagaaacagagaagaaaaatgaagaAGACATGCAATTTGCTGAG AAATATCTGGAAAAGTACTATAAACTTAAAACAGAGGCAGAACCTATCTTTAAAATGAAGAACAGCAAACCCATAACTGACAAAATCCAAGAAATGCAGAAATTCTTTGGGCTGAAAGTGACTGGGGAATTGGATTCCAGTACTCTGAAGGTGATGAAGCAGCCCAGGTGTGGAATACCCGATGTCGGTCAGTTCAGCACCTTTCCACTGTCTCCTAGATGGATAAAAACAGATCTGAAATATAG GATTTTGAACTATACACCAGACATGGAACCAGCTGATGTAGATGAAGCAATTGAGAAGGCTTGGAACGTCTGGAGCAGCGTGACCCCACTGAAATTCACCAGAGTTTATGAAGGCAACGCAGATATAATGATCTCCTTTGTGGCTGGAT TTCATGGTGACTTCTTTTCCTTTGATGGACCGGGTAAAACTCTCGCTCATGCCTTTGCACCGGGCGAAGGTATTGGTGGAGATGCCCACTTTGATGAGGATGAATACTGGACAAAAGATTTGAAAG gATTCAACTTGTTTCTTGTTGCTGCTCATGAGTTTGGCCACTCATTGGGTCTTGGTCATTCAAATGACTTTGGCTCCTTGATGTATCCAAATTATACGCCGATGGATACCAGAAACTACAGGCTCCCTCAGGACGATGTTGATGGCATTCAAACCCTATATG GACCCCCAGCCTCTTCTGAGCCACCAGCTTCCACACCACCCCCAGAAACACCCACAGAAACATCAACCACAGGCATCTGTGACCGTCACATGACTTTTGATGCCATCACCACCCTCCGTGGGGAAATAATATTCTTTAAAGACAG GTACATCTGGCGCAAGAGTCCTTATTTCCCAGGTATTGAGCATGATTTAATTTCTTCCTTCTGGCCAACCCTACCTTCTGGCTTTGAAGCTGCTTATGAAATTGACAAAAAGGATCAagtgtttctttttaaag GCAACCAATACTGGGTTCTCAGTGGATACTCTGTACATCCAGGTTTTCCTAGGAACATCCACACCCTGGGCTTTCCAAGATACGTTAAGACAATTGATGCTGCTGTTTATGATGAGAATACAAAAAAAACGTACTTCTTTGTAGGTGACAAGTATTGGAG TTATGATGAAGTCACCGAATCCATGGAAAAGGGTTATCCAAGACGCATATCGGTTGACTTTCCAAGAATTGGCAATAAGGTCGATGCTGCTTTTCAGGAAAAag gaaatttctattttttccatGGCTCAAAGCAGTATGAGATAGACACCAAGTCCAAGAAAGTTATTCGTGAAATGCAGAGAAATAGTTGGTTTGACTGCAAATAA